GAGGCTTCGGTCCGTCACGTCTACATGTCCGCACAGGCGAGCGATCTGAAAGACAGCGTGGTGGCCAAGCTGTTGGACGATCGCCACGCGGAGTGGGAGGCCGACTTGCCGCTTGGTGACGATGCCGTTCTTTGGGACTACCTGGCTTCCCTCGATCAGGCGAGCCGGCTGTCCCTGCTCGCGCATTGCCTCAGCTTCGGGATCAACGCGCTCCACGAGAAGGTGAACCCCTATGGTGCCGGTATCTCCGCCAGCGGTTTGACCAGGCGAATGACCCAGTCTGACCTGGTCGCACAGGCGGTCGAACTCGACATGGTCGAGGCTGGCTGGGAGCCGACGGCCGATACCTACCTGAACCGCGTGCCCAAGGCCCGGATCCTCGAGGCCGTGCGTGAGGCAAAAGGGGAGGGGACGGCGCAGCTCCTCGATCACCTGAAGAAGGGTGAGATGGCGACCGAAGCCGAGCGTCTGCTGAAAGGCAGCGGCTGGTTGCCGGAGGTTCTTTGCCGTCACGATATGGTAGCACTCGGCGGTGCGGAAGGGCAGGGGGCGCCTGAACTCGTTTCCGACGCCGAGCAGGCCGAAGATGTCGACCTTCCCGCCTTCCTCACCGCTGACCTGCCGGGTGACGAGGCTTCGATGATGGCTGCTGAGTGATCTAAGCTATCCGAGGGCGGGTTCTCCCGCCCTCAATCACATAAAATGTAACAATATCAATAGGATGAATGCAAAATTGCGCATTCAGGATGAGGAATCATGTCTGCAACGACCATTCTCGACACCGCGCCCCTGGGGGCGCTCATTCGCTACACCGACAACAGTCCGAAACCGCCTGCGCGGTTCACGAAGAAGCTCGCGGCCTGGGAGCGCTCGAACGGCGTCGGCCGTCTCGTCAAGAAGGAGCCGCCGCGACCCTATCCGACCTGGACGGCGCCGGCGTCGTTCACGCTGCACGAGGGCAACTTCTCCTCGGATGGGGTCATTCTTGTCACCATCATGCGAACGCATTCGGCTGACAGTGCGTTGACCTTCGAGGTGGCAGAGGAACCGAAGCCTGGACAGGTGCGCGTCCTGCTGGATTTCGGCGGTTGCTCGGAGTTGCTCCACCTGGCCGAGTCTGTCACGGCAGCCGAACTCTGGATCGCCAGAGAAGGCTATCGCAATGCGCGGCTCGAGATCGTCGGCAGCGAGGGCGGCGATAGGGCAGGGGATGCGGAACTTGCCGCCTGAGCCTGTAGAATCCAAGGGGTCCGCCAAAGCGCGGGCCTCTCACCCATCACGACCGCGTCCCGCGAGATCGCGGGGCACCATAGGTTCCAATCCAACACGGAACTAGATCTGGTACCAAATGTCTGCCGGGAGGCTGGCAGCGATAGCATCAGCGGGACACCCGGCTCCAGTCAGCGGTCGTACCATCCCCCGCTCGCCATTCCCTTCCTTGCCCCGAATCCTGTCTTCGAGATCAACCCGCGAGGGGTCGGACTACGGGCGAACCCGTGCCGCCGGGTGGATTCGGCCCCGTTTGAAGAGGGGGCCGAACGCACCCGGTGATGTCTGCCAGTCTTCGGGCCTGCGAGGTCCTGTCGCGCGGGGGATGGTCCCCCGCCTCCAAGACAGGAGCCAAACAGATGTCCCGCAAAGATGCACACGCCTTCGCCGCCTCCCTCGCCGCCACGCTCATGGTTTCGATCGTCGTCTTCCAGGCAGGTGATGGGACCTTTGGCGCCGTCCCCGCCGATGAAATCGACGGCGACGAGGTTCAGGTGGTGGGTGAGGTGGACCCGTGGGCATGAGCCCACGGCCTCAACGAGGGCTCGGCGTCGGGGCTGGGGCCCCGATCCGAGCCTTTACCTGTCGCCGTTCCGGCCGACCGGAAAAACAAGCCGACAAGTGTTGGGCCCAGCTGCCCTTCAAAGCCTTACGGCTCAAACTGGGCCTTACGGCCCGCCCGACACGTCGAGGAAGAGTTTCACCAAGGCGACATTGATGAAGTAGTTGCTTTTCCCAGAGCGGTGCTTTTCGACAAAGCCGTGTTCGGCCAAGGTGTCGAGATACTTCGCGGCCGTCTGCCTGCTGACATCCAGATCATTCTGCAGGTATTCGATCCGCGTGTAGGGGTGGCGGAACAGGTTATTCAGAAGTTCTTGGCTGTAGATCTTCGGTAACTCGTCGCGAAGCCTATGTTTCACATCTGCCATTTGTTGGCGGATGCCCGTCACAATCTCGACAGTCGTGGCGGATGTTTCCGCAACAGCCTCCAGCATGTAGATGATCCATGCTTCCCAATCGCCGGTATCGCGCACCGCCTGGAGGTGCCGGTAGTAGTCCGCCTTGTTTCGCGTGATGAAGCGCGAAAGGTACAGCACCGGGATGTCGAGCAAACCGGTCCGGGTAAGATACAGCACGTTCAGGATGCGCCCAATTCGTCCGTTCCCATCAGGAAACGGATGGATGCTTTCGAACTGATGGTGGATCAGTGCCATCTTGATCAACGGATCGAGGTCGCAGAGATCGTCGATGTTGACGAACTTTTCGAGCGCCGTCATGTGGCTGGCGATCTCGTGCGCGTCCTGGGGCGGTACGAAAACGATCTCGCCCGTCTGCTCGTTCTTCAGGGCGGTTCCCGGTGTCCCGCGAAATCCGTCGCTTCGCCCCTTCAGCAAGCGAAACATGTCGATCAGCGCCGAGTTTGGAATCAGGCCGTCGGTTTCGCGCAAACGTGCATAGCCAAGCCGTAGGGCGTCGCGATAAAGAGAAACCTCCTTGGCTGCGGGAGACTGCGGGTCATCTGGGAAGAGGTCCGCCTGAAACAGTTCGTCCTGCGTCGTGACGATGTTTTCCACCTCAGACGAGGCCTTGGCTTCCTGAAGCGCCAGCGTGTCGATCAGGATGCCCTGGTTCGGGATGGTCTTGGCCTGACCCTTAAGGTCAGCCAGCGCTCGGCTGGCGCGAGCGAGCGCTTTCAGGACCGGGACAGTTTCGATATCCGCTGCAGGGGGTAGCTTGGGAATGGCATAGGTCGGCTTTAACATGATCCCTGCCTCGCGTTAAGAAAGTGTCGTTTTGCTAACATGAGCTTGGTGTCGTGTCAGCAAAAAGCCGTTCTCTTAACTTGGAGACATGCGGCGAGTGTGATCGGACCGCCCTCTGTCAGATCGCCAAATCGCTCGGGTCTTTGCCGGCATTGACGTGATCAGCGAACCACTGCGGTTTCCGGCCGCGGCCAGACCACGTGAGAGCCGCGTTCTCAGGGTGACGGTACTTCGCAACGGCTGCCGAACGGGTGGCTTTCACCTCTACACCGATCAGGTCGGCGAGGGAGTAGCCCATCTCCTTGGCGATTGCCTCCAGCTTGGCGCGGGCCTCGGCCTTGTGCCGGTCCTCGTAGGTGGAAATCGCCTTGGCGAGGTCTTTCTGCAATTGCCGCAGCTCCTTGAGCGACAGTGCCTCGAGATTGAAATCAGCCATTTGGCCCCCGTGTCCTGAATGATCGATCCGGGATAGCCGTCCGGTCGCGAGATCGCAACTCCCATGGCGCTCACTGCGAATAGGTCGGGGGGGTGAGGTTGGTTTGAGCCGCAGGGTCGATGCTTTCGTGAATGCTTCAACCCCGTTGCCTTGGCCAGGAGGCCGAGGTCTGCACGAGCCCCAGGTCGCCCCTATCCCCGGCTCCATCCCTTCGACTGACAATCCCCTAAGCCCGTTCGGCTTCTCGCGCGCAACCCCGCGCCGTCCCGGGCCGAGTTGACCTGTTCCAGGTCTGCCCGCACCACCCCGGTCCTCTGGGGGTGTCCGGCGTCCGTGCCATCCACCGTGCGCGCGTCATCCGGCGGGCTTCTTCCGGGTCTTGTCGAAGGGACGGTCCCGGCGACAGAGAAACAGGAGCTTCACATGCAGAACATCGTCATCCTCGCTGGTAACATCGGTCAGACCCCCGAGATCCGCACCACGCAAGGTGGTACCAAGATCACCAACTTCACGCTGGCCACCTCGCGGCCACGCCTTTCCGAAGGCAAGGTGATCCGCGATGACAACGGCTACCGGGTCATGGACACCGAATGGCACCGCATCACCTGCTTCAACGGCCTCGGCAAGACTGTCGCGGAGCATTGCGAAAAGGGCATGAAGGTGCTGGTCCAGGGCCGGATCCACTACACGAAATGGACCGACGCCTCGGGCACCGACCGCTACGGCTGCGAGATCATCGCGGAGAAGGTCGATTTCCTCTCGCGCCCGAAAGCGAGCGCCGGTGAAAGCCCCGACCTGGTCGATCGCGACGACGAGATCCCGTTCTGAGGAACGGGGCCTCGCCCCAGGGCCCGGCGGGAAAACCCGCCGGGTTCACGGCGTCCACGGCAATTACATTTACATTCGACCCAGTCGATCCTCGTCATCGATCACTTCGAGGGCGCAGCCGTCGCCAGCCCATCGCCAAAGGATGATATTCAGGTTGGCGTCAGATGCGCCCTTGGCATAGCTCCTGATGAGGAGACCCGCGAAACCATCCTCGACGAGGGCGCGAGCGAAATCCTGCGTTGGCACTATACGACCATCCAGCATCGCTGCCCGCCAGTCGGGATTGGCGAGTATCTCAGCCGACACCCCACGCTTTTCCAGTTCCTTTGGGTCGCGTGTATCGAAGATTGGTCCCAGATTCGCGTGGTAGGAAACGAGGGTAGTTGGCTGCAGGTGACCCGCCTGATTGGCTTCACGCAAGGCAGTTGCCGGATCGAGTGCGGTGTAGAGTGCCGATGTTCCCTTTGCGTTGAAGCGTCCGCCGTAGAGTTTGGCGCCGCGGCCTGACAGAGGTTCACGTGCATAGACCGGGTTGAGCGCTCGGTAGAGTTGCCCCGCATAGCGCATATCATTCAGCGGCATCAGGCGAAAATGCCGGCGTCAACCGCGTCGATATATTCCAGCACCTGCTGGGCCTTGCCTTCCTGCACGAGTTGCATCGCGGTCCGTCCGTCAAAACCGGGCAGGGGCTCCGATCGAAACCACGCATAGGCCATCAACTCTGAGCCAAAGCGCGGCTCCACCTTGTTAAGGACTTCGACCAGTTCGCGCAGACGGCGCTGTGTCTTGTCCGAATTAATGCGGGCGCGACGCTGAAGCGCGTCCTTGCCGAGCCCCACCGTCATGGCGACCTCTTCGGCCGAGGTGCGGAGTGCAGCGGCGATCTTGCGGGGTTCGAACTGTCCGCCTTCTGCGAAGTTCATGATGTGCATGACAAGAGTCCAATCGGTTATTATGACGGTATATAGCGTCATAATTGGCGACATTCAAGGTTTGGGGAGAGTCAGAGTGAGGCTGGAGCTTTCGTGACGGGTTGAAGGATCGGGAGAGTGGCTTCCGGCGCCCGTCGCGGGAGATAGCCGATGGGTGTTGTGGACGTTCTGGACCCGGTGCAACCGGCACGGGCGGGTGGCTGGAAGGTGGATGTGAGCCGGGGCGAGCGGAACGGGCGGGTGTCGTCCGAATGGTTCAATCGGCCTGATGACGAGCGGTATCTGTCGCTCGACGATCTCTGGGCTTCGGTGAAGGGTCGGTCCGAGCGCAGCCGCAGCCGGATCGTGGAAACCGCGGATATCCGGGTCGAGGCGGCGCGCGACAGCGCCGAGCGGTTGCAGCTGGTGCTGCCGAAGGCGCAGGAGCCGGTCGCACCCACGCATTGGGCGTTCGGACAGCTTGCCAGCATCGTCGGCGCTCCGGCGTCCTACCTGCGGCAGCTGCCCGCGCCGCTGGCGGGGATCAACCTGCAATACGGCCTGACCAACCACCGCGCAGAGCAGGTGAAGACCTTCGAGACGGAAGATGGCCGCACGGAATTGCGCGCGGTGACCGGCCCTGACTACGGCCGTATCCATGACCACGAACTGGTCGAGGCGGTGCAGCGCATCGCGGGCAATGGCACGGGCGACACGCGCTGGAAGGTGCCGGGCGTGCTCGACTGGTCGACCGGGGTCTACAACCCCGATGTCGAGATCAGCCGCGACACGACCACGCTCTATGCCTCGGACCGCGATGTCTTCCTGTTCCTGGTCGATGATCGCAACCCAATCGAGGCTGGCAAACTGCCCGACGGCTCTCCAGACCTCTACTTCCGGGGGTTTTACTGCTGGAACTCCGAGGTGGGGGCGAAGACGCTCGGCATGGCGAGCTTCTACCTGCGGGCCGTGTGCCAAAATAGGAATTTATGGGGCGTCGAGGATTTCCAGGAGATCAAGATCCGCCACTCGAAATACGCCGCATCGCGCTTCGCCCATGAGGCGGCGCCGGCGCTGACGCGTTTCTCCAATTCCTCGCCGCAGGGCTTCGTAAACGGCATCAAGGCGGCGCGGCAGCAGATCGTGGCGCGCAGCGACGAGGATCGCGCGGACTTCCTCAGGAAGCGGGGCTTTTCGAAGGCGGAGGGCGGCAAGATCATCGAGAAGGTTCTGATGGAAGAGGGCCGCCCGCCGGAGAGCATCTTCGATTTCGTGCAGGGCATCACGCGGCTTGCGCGCGACAAGACCCAGCAGGATGCCCGCCTCGATATGGAAGGACGCGCCAAGAAGCTCCTCGACCGGGTCGGCTGACGCCGGGCCCGACAACGCGACCGCCTGCATCGGCGGCGGTCGCGCTTTCCCCGTCCAAATGCATGCCACTGGCCCCGCCCCGAGAGGGCAGGGGGCTTCGGCCTGCGCATTTCAGCGAGACCCCCATGACCCCCCACGAAGAAACCATCGTCCTCGAGGCCCGTGACATCCTCGGCCGCTACCTCAGCCAAAACCCGGTCATCGGCAGTTGGCAGGCGCTGATGGATTATTGCGCTCTGACCGTCCGAGGTCCCATCGAACGCTTCCATGTCCTATATCTCGACCGCAAGAACCGCATCATCGCCGATGAGCTTTTGTCTACCGGCACGGTCGACCATGTCCCGGTCTATCCGCGCGAGGTGATCAAGCGAGCCCTGATGCTGAACGCCAGCGCCCTGATCCTGATCCACAACCACCCATCGGGCGATCCGACGCCGTCGGAGGCAGATCTCAGCATGACCAAGGAGATCCAGAAGGGGTGCAAATATCTCGGCCTGACGCTCCACGACCACATCATCGTTGGCGCGGGCTACGAGCTGTCGCTGCAGGGATCGGGCAAGATGTGATCGCTCCGAAGCTGACCAATGTTCCTGCCATCCTGCCGCCCTTCGAGAAAGAGGGCGGCGGTTTAGACTTTGACGGCTGAAGCGGGAGGAGTGGCTTCCCGCACCGTCGGAGATCGTCCGATGTTTGATCATGTCACCTTGGCTTCCCCCATGTCGCCCACCGGGCTTCCGATTGCCTTCCTCTCGGCGTCTTTTTCGCCGGATCATCCCTTTGCTTTGACCCTGCCCAATGCGGACCCCGCCGCAGCCCTGTCGGGTATGGCGCAGCCCGAGGCTCTCGCCCGTTTCGCGAGCCTGACCGATGCCATGCAGGGTGCCGTCACGGCGGTCGGCCAAATGGACTGCGAGACCGCGCCGCAGATCCTCGCCGTTCTCGACCGAGACGACCGGTTGGTTCTGGCGGGCCTCGCGTCGTCCGGCGCCATCGCCTGGTGCCATCCGGTGCAGAGCGCCACCGAGGCGCGCTCCGTCGTCATCGAGGCAAGCGCGCTCCGCGCCCAAGGTGCTCGCGCTGGTGATTGGTGTGAGCCCGACCTCGCCGCCCGGCTCCGCCAGCGGGCCGATCTCCTCGAGGCGCGTCTGGTCGATCCGCTGTGGCGCAGCTTTGCCGCCCGCGCGCTGCAGATCGCGGCATAACTCCAAAGAGGCAGAGGAGGGCAGGGGGATAGCGAGCTTGGGCAGGTGAGAGAGATCGCCCGTCCGGCTCAGATCCCTTCCCTATCCCGGAGACAGACATGACCCAGACCCAACCCACTCTTGCGACCCCGCTGCCGCCTTCGACCGTCGACCTCGCGTCGATCTTCGCGGCCCACGCCGAGCGTACCGCCCGGATCGCAGCCCTGCGCCCCGCCAATAAGGACCGTCTGTTCGACGGCCTGGCGGCTGCGGGTATCACCCATGTCACCGTGAGTTTCGATGGAGAAGGCGACAGCGGCCAGATCGAAAGCATTGCTGCCTGGGACGGTGACACGGCCGTCGATTTTCCCGAAGTCGAAATCGCCTATGCCGCGCTGACCTGGGACCGTCCCGAGGTCGAGATGCGGAGCCTCTCGCTTCAGGATGTGGCCGAGCAACTGGCCTATGATTTCCTGTCCGACACCCATGGCGGCTGGGAAAACAACGACGGCGCCTTTGGCGAGTTCTGCTTTGATGCCGCGGCCCGCACCATCCACCTCGAGTTCAACGAACGGTTCACGTCGTCCGAACTCTTCACCCATGATTTCTGAGGGGGCGGCGATGGCACATCCGTATCATCACGCCCTGTCCTCGGTGACAAAATGGGGCGGCACGGTCGACGATTTCCAGGCCATCCACGCGTGGTCATCGATTATCTGGACACTTGCGATTTCACATCCAAGGCTGAAGTTTTCACCTTTTTCCGAGGGCCGATTATGCAAGTCACCAGAACTCCAGAGGGGACTGTCCCTCGCTATTTTGTCCGCGACGATGCTGGTAATTCCGTCGAACCGATTCACGATTTCCTCCGTTATCTTGACGCTCGGGGCTCATCCCCGAACACCATTCGCTCCTACGCCTACGACCTGCGGCGCGTGTGGGAGTTCTTCGAAGCCCAAGGGCTCGAGTGGCAGAGCTTCAACATTTCGAACGCCGTTGATCTGATCGCTTACCTGCATGACCGGATCGATATGCGCCCCGGCCGGTCCGCAAATGCGGCTGGCCCGGATCGGCTGTCACCGGCAACGGTCAATCGAGCGCTGGCGGCAATGTCGTCTTTCTGCGACTGGGCGATCATCGCAGGGACGCTGACCCCGCCGAACCCGATGCGGGTCAGCAAGAGTATCAACAAGCCTTCGGTCACTGATCGGCACAGACCGTTCTTTGAAGGCATTTCCCGTCGCTCAGCGAGTGTGCGCGTGATCCGTGTCCGCAGCGTTCACCGCCTGCCTCGCCCGTTGAGCGACGACCAAATCGAACGTCTACTCGCCGAGTTGACCAGCTTACGCGATCGCGCCCTTGTGCTGCTGATGCTGCACGGTGGGCTGAGGCCAGGCGAAGCGCTCAGTCTGCATCTCGAGGATATCGCCTATGGGCGGCGGCGCGTGACCGTTCGATGTCGCGCTGACCACCCGAAAGGGGCACGCGGAAAGTCACGCGTCGAGCGTGTCGTCGACCTCCATGACGGGCAGGCCCTCGATACCATCAGCGCCTATGTCATGCGTGACCGTCCCCGCGAGACAGAGACGCCGTTCATCTTTCTCGTCGGCGGAAACGGCAGGAGGCGGTCTGAGCCCTTGTCCTATGCCGCGTTGGCAAAAGCCTTCGCGCGAGCGGCGGAACGCGCCGGGATCAAATGCCCCGGCGTCACACCGCATGCGCTGCGACATACCCACGCCACCCGCATGTGGGAAGCAGGCATGCGAGAGCTGACCCTGCAGCGCCGGCTCGGGCATGCATCACCGGAATCGACGCGCATCTATACTCGCGTGTCCGACGCCACTGTGCTCGCCGAGTACAGCCGTGCAATGGGGCTGAAGCCATGACGGCCCCATTGCCGGATGCCCTGATGACGTTTCCGACCGACATCGCGCCGTCGCATAGCGGGGAGGGGGAATACCGCACATTCATCCTCAGCCTCGACATGACCCGCAATATGAAGAACCGGTATATCGCTCAACGTCGAGAGTTCGTCGCCGCTTTTCCCGATCTCGCTCTTTGGTGCGAACAACCGCTTGAGGTTCGGCTCGGCCGACTTCACGGAACGTCCGCCTTCACACCTGAACACCCCGCCTCGTTCTGGGCGCGGCAATATCTCTACTACCTAGCCTTCACGGACCGCCTCCGCCTCGACTATGGGTTCCTCCTGTCGATTTCGCCCATGTATGCCGCCCAACTCGCAAAACAGCTGGGCATCGATCTAGGCATTCCGGATCTCCGCAAGCGCCAGAAAGCGATGGGGTATCACCAGACGACGCCACAGGGGTCGTCCATCTGGGTGGTTTCCCGAATTGCGCTTCATGCCGGCATACGTTCGCCTGAACTTATCACCTCCGACGACCTCGACGCGTTGAACGATGCAATTTCTGCATATGCGGCGTCTGCCGTGATGAAGCGCTTCCATGGCTACGACTCGCAGAAGGCCAAGGCGACCGCCCATTTCTGGCACCGCTATGTCCGACAGACACAGCTTGTACTGCACCACCTCGGCAACGGCATCGCGCGACCACGAATGACCGCCGACAAGCGCAGGCCTTATGTCTATCCGAGGCCGGATATGGGTGTTTTCATCGAGCGCTGGCTAGAGATCAAGCGCACCAGCCTTTCCAGGGTGACGGTCGACCACTGCGCCGTGTCGCTCCGCCGATTTGTCGACTTCTTAGTTCGCCACGATCCAAAGATCGAGAAGTTCGCCAATGTCACGTCCGAGGTGATGACTGCCTTCCTGATCGATCTTAGGAGCCAAGTCGGCGCCAGAACCAAGCGTACATTGTCGATTACCGCCCAGAGATCCCGCGCGCTTCATGTTGCGCAATTCCTCAGTGAGGGCGCGGCTTGGGAGTGGCCGGATTTTCCGACGCGACCAGTGCTGAACACGCGCGATCTTCCCCGCCTTCCACAGCGCCTCCCTCGGTATATCCCCGCCGAACAGCTTGGCCCCCTGATGGAAGAGGTCCGCAAGCTTTCCTGCGATTTCCAGCGCGCCGCAATCCTGACCGCGCGTTGGTCCGGCGCCCGTCGGACAGAGATCGCAAGGTTGCCCGTCGACTGTCTGGACGCCTATCCGGACGGAACGCCACGGCTGCGTATTCCGGCGGGAAAGACCTACAGGGAACGGCTCGTGCCGCTTCACCCTGAGGCTGCTGAAGCTCTTCGCAAGGTCATCGACCTGCGCGCAAAGTCGGACGAACGCCCGGTCCCGGATGCGAGAACCGGCCAATACGTCAAGTTTCTCTTCTACCGCCGCGGTGTCGCGATCTCGCCCGACTACCTGTTCAATTATCCACTCAAAGACATCTCTCACCGACTCGGCCTGGTCGATGGAAAAGGGCAGAATCTCATCTCGGCACATCGCTTCCGCCATACGGTCGGCACGGAACTCGCCGAAGGCGGTGCCCGGATGCAGACGATCATGGACGTGCTTGGGCATCAAAGCCTGCACATGTCGATGGTCTATATCCGTGTCAGCGATGAAGCGGTTCTCGCGGACTATCAGGCCGTGTTGAAACCTGATGCGCCGATCGCCGGACCCGCGGCAGAGATCATCCGCAATCAGCGCCTGCCGCAAAGCACGGTCGATTGGCTGAAGTGCAACTTCCTGAAGACCGAGCTCGAACTCGGCCATTGTCTCCGGCTGCCGGAAGAAGGTCCCTGTGAATGCGACCTCTATCTGAACTGCGCCAAATTCGTCACCACCCGATCTTATGCGCCGAGGCTGCGAGCGCGCCATCGCCTCGAACTCAATCTGACGGAAGATGCGCGTTGCCGCGGTTGGACACGAGAGATCGAACGGCATTCAGGAATAGCTTCCCGCATCGAACAGCTTCTCGTCGAACTGGGCGAGCCAGTCTCAGACGCGGCCCAGGAGGTCGGGCAGACGGTCGAAGCGGCACGGAAAATGTCGCGGTAGCCCACAGGTACCTCCCCGCCGCCCGCTCCGCTGCGCGCGTATCCGCGCTACGCGGGCGGCGGGGGCCCTCCTATGGACAACCACGACAAACCCCGACCGGGAGAACAAAAACAGCTTGATTGTCCGGATAAATGATAGCTCGAAAGCCCATTCTGCGGACTTTCGTCACCGGGCCATGTTCCACCACTCGGCCGGGATCTGGCTCTCGGAGGCGATCTTCGGGACGACGATCACGCTCTCGACCGGCCGCATCATCCCGACCCGATGGGTTGGCGAACAGCATGTGCGCGAGGATCTGGGCTTCATCCCGAGTTTCACGGATTGGGTGAAAACCATCCGGCCCGAGCCGTGGATGGGCCGAGCCGAGAAGATCGAAGCCCTCGTCGACCCGCATCTGGCCCCGCCAGTTCTGGAGGTCCGCTGACATGTGCCGGGCTTACCAAGACCTTTGCCTGCCACCTGAGGCGTCGAACCTGACGGTTCTGCGCACGGCGATGCGGCGGCTTCATCCCGACACTCTGGCCGTCCGCAGTTGGCGCGCGGCGCGCAAGCGCTACTGCCGCGATCTGCTCAGCGCCCACCACGCGGCGCGAGACCTAGCGCGAGTACAACCGCACTGACGCCCGCGTCATCCGTCGATCCCGAATTTACATCGCGCCCGGCCACTCGGGTCGGGCGTTCTCATATCTGGAGGGCCAAATGGCCGATTACTTTACCCACTTCTCCTGTCTCATTGATGTCGGCAGCGCCGAAAGAGCCGCCGCCGCGATGGCGATGTTTCAGCGCTGCCGCGCGGACGACAACGAGTCTGACGAACCGCAGTATCGTGGCTTCGAGATATCGCTGCAGGACGAAGGCCAGTCCGGCGAACTGTGGATCCACGATGACGACAGCGGCGATCCTGACGGCGTCGTCGCCTTCGTCCTGCGCTTGGCAGAGGAACTCGATTTGCGCGGCCTCTGGGGGTTCGATTTCGCGTACACTGCATCTCTTCCCATTGTCGGGTCTTTTGGCGGTGGCGCGACGGTGATCGACCTCGGCGCGCGCAAAGTCGTCGGTTGGGTCGGAACCCAGACCTGGCTTACCCAGGCGCTGACCGGGGAGGATCCCGATGCCTGAAGTTATCTGCACGACCGTCTATCAGTTCCCGGAACTGTCCGACGCAGCCAAGGAGCAGGCGCGCAGCTGGTATCGCGAGGCGGCATTCCACGATGATTGGTGGGATGCAGTCTATGACGACTTCGAGCGCATCTGCGATATCCTCGGGGTCAGCCTGAAGACCCGTTCTGTCCGGTTGATGGGCGGCGGCACCCGTCAGAAACCCAGCATCTGGTTCTCGGGGTTTTCGTCGCAAGGCGATGGCGCCTGTTATGCCGAGCGACAGATTATGCGGAGCGGTCAGGTCATCACGCTGTAAACGCGAGGGATTTTCGACAATCCGCTCCGCATAACTCCGGAAGGGTTCAGTTCAGTGTGTTTTTCCTTCCGGTCATCAGCATCGCAATCAACGCATCCGGAGCCTTGAACTTTCCACGACGCAACTCGGGCGGGATGACCGCCTCTACTGCCTCGAGCTTTTGGGCTGCATCAACGCGCAGATAGGTCTCGGTCGTTCGGATGTCCGCGTGGCCCAGCCAAAGCGCGACCTTTCGGATGTCGCGGGTCGCCTCTAGCATGATCACGGCGCAACTATGCCTGAGCTGGTGGGGCGACACTGAACGCCCCGCCAATGATGGGCAGTACCGAGAAGCTTTCACGACGTGTTTGTCGAGCACATACTCGAACCCTGATCGCGTCATCGCTCTCCCCTCGGCATTGACGAAGATCTCCGGTGCAGGCGCAAGCCCACGCACGGCAAGCCAAGCCCGCAGATCTGAGGCTGTCTGCTTCCAGAGTGGAAAGTGCCGATGCTTTCGCCCTTTTCCTCGAACCAGCAGACTCGGAGCCTGGCCTAGAACTAGATCGGTCAAGGCAGCCCCCACGAGTTCCGACACGCGCAATCCACCCGCAAAACACAGGTGCATCATGGCGCGATCCCTTGCACCCAAGCGCGTCGTGACATCGGGAG
This Pseudorhizobium banfieldiae DNA region includes the following protein-coding sequences:
- a CDS encoding tyrosine-type recombinase/integrase; its protein translation is MTALAPVITQFMQDYLPRQRGFSVHSSETYAHAFKLLFQFAATRVGSSPSQLSIEQLDAPLILAFLDHLETDRGNGATSRNARLAAIKSFMRFVEYQHPALLTQVAQIRAIPTKRCENKLVQHLSKDEVQAVLNAPDVTTRLGARDRAMMHLCFAGGLRVSELVGAALTDLVLGQAPSLLVRGKGRKHRHFPLWKQTASDLRAWLAVRGLAPAPEIFVNAEGRAMTRSGFEYVLDKHVVKASRYCPSLAGRSVSPHQLRHSCAVIMLEATRDIRKVALWLGHADIRTTETYLRVDAAQKLEAVEAVIPPELRRGKFKAPDALIAMLMTGRKNTLN
- a CDS encoding tyrosine-type recombinase/integrase; its protein translation is MTFPTDIAPSHSGEGEYRTFILSLDMTRNMKNRYIAQRREFVAAFPDLALWCEQPLEVRLGRLHGTSAFTPEHPASFWARQYLYYLAFTDRLRLDYGFLLSISPMYAAQLAKQLGIDLGIPDLRKRQKAMGYHQTTPQGSSIWVVSRIALHAGIRSPELITSDDLDALNDAISAYAASAVMKRFHGYDSQKAKATAHFWHRYVRQTQLVLHHLGNGIARPRMTADKRRPYVYPRPDMGVFIERWLEIKRTSLSRVTVDHCAVSLRRFVDFLVRHDPKIEKFANVTSEVMTAFLIDLRSQVGARTKRTLSITAQRSRALHVAQFLSEGAAWEWPDFPTRPVLNTRDLPRLPQRLPRYIPAEQLGPLMEEVRKLSCDFQRAAILTARWSGARRTEIARLPVDCLDAYPDGTPRLRIPAGKTYRERLVPLHPEAAEALRKVIDLRAKSDERPVPDARTGQYVKFLFYRRGVAISPDYLFNYPLKDISHRLGLVDGKGQNLISAHRFRHTVGTELAEGGARMQTIMDVLGHQSLHMSMVYIRVSDEAVLADYQAVLKPDAPIAGPAAEIIRNQRLPQSTVDWLKCNFLKTELELGHCLRLPEEGPCECDLYLNCAKFVTTRSYAPRLRARHRLELNLTEDARCRGWTREIERHSGIASRIEQLLVELGEPVSDAAQEVGQTVEAARKMSR